From the genome of Bactrocera oleae isolate idBacOlea1 chromosome 2, idBacOlea1, whole genome shotgun sequence, one region includes:
- the LOC106617740 gene encoding uncharacterized protein — MRSLLILCSVVSAAYAASLGYNYESNNGPALSAGLSGPSFGGQALSGPSYGGPALSVPSYGGQGASAPSYSGPSAAGPSFGGLAPAGPSYNAPAAAPAPVEVNKEYFTYTAPEHDFNDAGDAGDHANSLKKNLRVIFIKGPENSGLENAAIQLAKSAGEERTAIYVLSKQADIGDLANKLQSLNHRNSNKPEVHFVKYRTPADAENAKQAIQSQYDGLGGNTSSHNGGVAPVLDFASKAPAAPAAQQYGAAPVGGVENAYLPPNKRV; from the exons ATGCGTTCATTATTG ATCCTTTGCTCCGTCGTCTCTGCGGCCTACGCAGCCAGTCTCGGCTACAACTATGAGAGCAACAATGGTCCAGCGCTCAGTGCTGGATTAAGTGGCCCCAGCTTTGGTGGTCAAGCTTTGAGCGGCCCCAGTTATGGTGGCCCAGCCTTAAGTGTACCCAGTTATGGCGGACAAGGCGCTTCTGCTCCCAGCTATAGCGGCCCTTCGGCTGCTGGTCCAAGTTTCGGCGGCCTAGCACCAGCCGGCCCTAGTTACAACGCTCCTGCTGCTGCACCCGCTCCCGTTGAGGTTAACAAGGAATACTTCACCTACACAGCACCCGAACATGATTTCAATGATGCTGGTGATGCCGGTGATCACGCCAACTCATTGAAGAAAAACTTGCGCGTCATCTTCATTAAGGGACCTGAAAACTCTGGACTCGAGAATGCCGCCATACAATTGGCTAAATCGGCTGGAGAAGAACGCACTGCCATCTATGTACTCAGCAAACAAGCTGACATCGGTGATTTGGCTAACAAATTGCAGTCACTGAACCACCGTAATTCCAACAAACCCGAAGTGCATTTCGTCAAATACCGTACCCCAGCCGATGCTGAGAATGCAAAACAAGCTATTCAATCGCAATACGATGGTTTGGGCGGTAACACAAGCAGCCACAATGGTGGTGTTGCACCAGTGTTGGACTTCGCCTCGAAGGCGCCAGCTGCACCAGCTGCTCAGCAATATGGAGCCGCACCAGTTGGTGGCGTTGAAAATGCGTACTTGCCACCCAACAAGCGCGTGTAA
- the LOC106617741 gene encoding uncharacterized protein, with the protein MRAFIILSSVISAAYAASLGYNYEINNGPALGGGLSRGQISGSSYGGQALGGPSYGGQALGGPSYGGQALGGPSYGGQSLGGPSFVGHGAASPSFGSVAPAGPSYSAPVEVNKEFFTYTAPEHEFNDAGDAGDLTKSLKKNLRVIFIKGPENSGLENAAIQLAKSAGEERTAIYVLSKQADIGDLANKLQSLNHQSAHKPEVHFVKYRTPADAENAKQAIQSQYEGLGGNTSNHNGGVAPVLDFASKAPATVAQQYGGSAVGGVENTYLPPNKV; encoded by the exons ATGCGTGCCTTTATT ATCCTATCCTCCGTCATCTCTGCGGCCTACGCTGCCAGTCTCGGCTACAACTATGAGATCAACAATGGTCCAGCGCTCGGTGGTGGATTAAGCCGTGGCCAAATTAGTGGTTCCAGCTATGGTGGTCAAGCTCTAGGCGGTCCCAGTTATGGTGGTCAAGCTCTAGGTGGTCCGAGTTATGGCGGTCAAGCTCTAGGTGGTCCAAGTTACGGCGGACAATCTCTTGGTGGTCCAAGTTTTGTTGGTCATGGTGCTGCTAGCCCAAGTTTCGGCAGCGTTGCACCCGCTGGTCCAAGCTACAGCGCACCCGTTGAGGTTAACAAGGAATTCTTCACCTATACTGCACCCGAACATGAATTCAATGACGCTGGTGATGCTGGTGATCTCACTAAATCGCTGAAGAAAAACTTGCGTGTTATCTTCATTAAGGGACCTGAAAACTCTGGACTCGAGAATGCCGCAATACAATTAGCTAAATCGGCTGGAGAAGAACGCACTGCCATCTATGTACTCAGCAAACAAGCTGATATCGGCGATTTGGCTAACAAATTGCAGTCACTGAACCACCAAAGCGCCCACAAACCCGAAGTACACTTCGTCAAGTATCGTACTCCAGCCGATGCTGAGAATGCAAAACAAGCTATTCAATCGCAATACGAAGGTTTAGGCGGTAACACTAGCAACCACAATGGTGGTGTTGCACCAGTGTTGGACTTCGCCTCGAAGGCCCCTGCAACTGTTGCTCAGCAATATGGTGGCTCAGCAGTCGGTGGTGTGGAGAACACCTACCTGCCACCAAACAAAGTCTAA
- the LOC106617747 gene encoding uncharacterized protein, whose product MRTFVVLCFVAVASAQYSYPQQGALDLSAPNGAAQLSQPIQPVNEYNKEFYSYSAPEHEFDDAGDAGQLSSSLKKNLRVVFIKGPENNGLENAALQLAKSAGDERTAIYVLSKQADIGDLANKLNSINHQSAHKPEVHFVKYRTPADAENAQRAIQSQYDSLPGPSTSNNGGAAPVLNFASQAPVAPAPAPVAPANSYIPPQASYLPPGRRV is encoded by the exons ATGCGTACATTTGTG gtTTTGTGCTTTGTTGCCGTCGCTTCGGCTCAATACAGCTATCCCCAGCAAGGCGCTCTCGATCTCTCCGCTCCTAATGGTGCCGCTCAACTCTCCCAACCCATTCAGCCTGTGAATGAGTACAACAAGGAGTTCTACAGCTACTCGGCACCTGAACATGAATTCGACGATGCTGGCGATGCAGGTCAACTTAGTAGCTCGCTGAAGAAGAACTTGCGTGTTGTCTTCATCAAGGGACCCGAAAACAACGGACTCGAGAATGCTGCTTTGCAATTGGCTAAATCAGCTGGTGATGAACGCACCGCCATCTATGTGCTCAGCAAACAGGCTGATATCGGCGATTTGGCAAACAAATTGAACTCGATCAATCACCAAAGTGCTCACAAACCCGAAGTACACTTCGTTAAGTACCGCACCCCAGCTGATGCGGAGAATGCCCAACGCGCCATTCAATCACAATACGACTCATTGCCCGGTCCATCCACCAGCAACAATGGCGGTGCTGCACCAGTACTGAACTTTGCATCCCAAGCACCAGTTGCTCCAGCCCCAGCGCCAGTGGCACCAGCCAACTCGTACATTCCACCACAAGCGTCGTATTTGCCACCCGGCAGAAGAGTCTAA
- the LOC106617746 gene encoding uncharacterized protein, with amino-acid sequence MRVFLVLCSVVSATYAASLGYNYGINNGPALGGSLSGGFISGPSYGGQALGGPSYGGLSYGAQALSGPSHGGPAAAGPSFGGFALAGPIYSAPAAAAAPVEVNKEFFTYTAPEHEFSDIGNADDIINTLKKNLRVIFIKGPENSGLENAAIQLAKSAGEERTAIYVLSKQADIGDLANKLQSLNHHNAHKPEVHFVKYRTPADAENAKQAIQSQYDGLGGNTSRYNGGVAPVLDFASKTPAQVGSVENTYLPPNKVV; translated from the exons ATGCGTGTATTTTTG GTTTTGTGCTCCGTCGTCTCTGCGACATACGCTGCTAGTCTCGGCTACAATTATGGAATCAACAATGGTCCAGCGCTTGGTGGTAGTCTGAGCGGTGGTTTCATTAGTGGTCCAAGTTATGGTGGTCAAGCTCTAGGTGGTCCGAGTTATGGTGGTCTAAGCTATGGCGCACAAGCTCTTAGTGGTCCAAGCCACGGTGGACCTGCCGCTGCCGGTCCCAGCTTTGGCGGCTTTGCTCTTGCTGGCCCAATCTACAGCGCTcccgctgctgctgccgctcCCGTTGAGGTTAACAAGGAATTCTTCACCTACACAGCACCCGAGCATGAGTTCAGTGACATCGGTAATGCCGATGATATCATTAATACACTGAAGAAAAACTTGCGTGTTATCTTCATTAAGGGACCTGAAAACTCTGGACTCGAAAATGCCGCCATACAATTGGCTAAATCGGCTGGTGAAGAACGCACTGCCATCTATGTACTCAGCAAACAAGCTGATATCGGCGATTTGGCTAACAAATTACAGTCACTCAACCACCATAACGCCCACAAACCCGAAGTACACTTCGTCAAATATCGTACACCAGCCGATGCTGAGAATGCCAAGCAAGCTATTCAGTCACAATATGATGGTTTGGGTGGTAACACTAGCCGTTACAATGGTGGTGTTGCACCAGTGTTGGACTTCGCCTCGAAGACACCCGCACAAGTTGGTAGCGTAGAGAACACATACTTGCCACCAAACAAAGTGGTGTAA
- the LOC106617739 gene encoding putative mediator of RNA polymerase II transcription subunit 15, with protein sequence MQVLLFICLCYQNLWITYGATLSPLRISHPVKSQQRNNEYLPPYTTETEFIAEKSINYSSNTIRPPSTYQIQQANKIHQQTQQFAGKNLSNPQQSTKNLYTSYAAPASGSAPFLYSQPQPANQVPLPTLFPKSLVEHLSPATQTPTQMQMQQLQQRQQQRLQQQQLKQQQQQSLYTDYTKQLTSDLPLAKTPLLMVEEPTSSLLTPSQNLTLEAARILASTLLEANGEAPLETPGLAPLSNPSALELPNKLNSTDVLILKSQKNAYIIPASLAKDARNPTNARALYQMRDQLDKAYTINQFVFIIKPERINFLNKLV encoded by the exons ATGCAAGTTCTACTGTTTATATGTCTGTGCTACCAGAATTTATGGATTACTTATGGCGCTACACTTTCTCCTCTCCGAATTAGTCATCCTGTGAAATCGCAACAaagaaataatgaatatttaccGCCCTATACTACGGAGACGGAGTTTATCG CCGAAAAATCTATTAACTACAGTTCCAACACTATTCGACCACCGTCCACATACCAAATACAGCAAGCGAACAAAATCCACCAGCAAACACAACAGTTTGCGGGCAAAAACTTAAGTAACCCACAGCAATCCACAAAAAATCTCTACACCTCATATGCAGCACCGGCTTCCGGCTCGGCACCATTCTTATACTCACAACCACAACCAGCGAATCAAGTGCCGTTGCCCACGCTTTTTCCCAAGTCTTTGGTGGAGCACCTTTCACCAGCTACACAAACGCCAACACAAATGCAAATGCAGCAGCTACAACAACGGCAGCAACAGCggctacagcaacaacagctaaagcaacaacaacagcaatcgtTATACACCGATTATACGAAGCAATTAACCAGCGATCTGCCACTCGCCAAGACACCGTTGCTCATGGTCGAAGAGCCCACATCGTCCCTGCTGACGCCTAGTCAAAATCTTACCTTGGAGGCGGCGCGCATTTTAGCATCCACACTATTGGAAGCCAATGGTGAAGCGCCGCTAGAAACACCTGGTCTTGCGCCGCTTTCGAATCCCAGCGCTTTGGAACTGCCAAATAAGCTCAACAGCACCGATGTTTTGATATTGAAATCGCAGAAGAATGCCTACATAATACCAGCGTCGTTGGCCAAAG atGCCAGAAATCCGACCAACGCACGAGCACTCTATCAAATGCGTGATCAATTGGACAAAGCTTACACCATAAATCAATTTGTGTTCATCATAAAACCGGAACGAATCAATTTCTTGAATAAATTGGTTTAG